CGTTTCTGCATCCGCCACCAAGGCGCGGGCAAAGAGGATGGCAGCGAGCCTAGATGGCCTGCTTGTCGCTGGTCTGGCAGTCGCTGGTCTGGCAGTCGCTGTCCTGATTCGGCTGCTTCCCGGACATGCCGGACGTGGCGGACATGTCGGACATGCCGGAGTGGGGCGCTGCATGTGCACCCTGCTGCGCTTCCTTGCCGGGGCCGTGGCGGTACAGCAGCACGCGCACCGGGTCCACGGTAACCAGCCCTTCGGCCAGCAGTGCCTCGACGCGGGGCAGGAATGCCTCTATCTTGGGCGCGTCGTCGATGATCTCGACCACGATGGGCAGGTCTTCGGACAGGCGCAGCACCCGCGCGGTGTGCACCACGCTGTTGGCGCCAAAGCCCGCAAGCCCCCGGAACACCGTGCCGCCCGCCAGCCCTTCGCGGCGGGCGGATTCCAGGATGACGTCGTGCAGGGCGCGGCCCTTGTGGGTGTCGCGCTCGCCGGTGTAGATGCGCAGACGCAGGGCGTCGCCAGAGATGATGCGCATGACGTGCTCCTTCCGGTTTCGGATGCGATGTCGGGTTTTCGTGCGTGGGAGAGTGGCGGCCCGCTGGCCTGCCAGCCGTCCGGTGTCCTGCACCAGCCGTCCGGTGTCCCAGGGGTTGTTTCGTTCGTTGGCAAGGAAAACGAGCCTGCCATGAGGAAACATACTCTTACCGTATTTGACAGAAATGGCAGGCGAAGTTTGACCGCGTTGCGCACGATGCTCGTAGGGCTCGCAAGCTCGCCCAACTGGCACGCTTCGCGCACTTCGAGTCGGTCAGTCAACGGGCGAAAAGACAATTTAGAAACGACCCCTAGACCAGCCGTCCGGTGCCCAGGCCCAGCCACACCATGGCAAGGCCCAGCAGCAGTTGCCCGCCCGCGTACAGGGCAAAGGCCATCCACTGCCCGGTTTCCATGAGCCCCAGGCTTTCGAAGGTGAAGGTGGAAAAGGTGGTGAACGCGCCCATGAAGCCGGTCAGCAGCACCACGCGCACATCGGGATGCAGGGAGATGCGGTTTTCGCACACCCCCCAGACAAAGCCGAAGGCCAGACATCCCAGCACGTTGACGATGAACGTGCCGAGCGGAAAGGAACCGGGTGTGGCGCGCTGTACCAGCCCGGCGAGGCCGTAGCGGGCCAGGCTGCCCAGGGCGCCCGCAAGGCCCAGCAAGACGATTTTCTGCACGAAAAGGCCCTCTTTCGCGCCGCGTGTGGCGGCGCCCGCCGTGCCTCGTTTCCCTTTGCATCATGGCGCCGGACAGGCGTCGGGCTGCGGAATGGCGGCGACACGGTCCATG
Above is a window of Nitratidesulfovibrio sp. DNA encoding:
- the crcB gene encoding fluoride efflux transporter CrcB, which translates into the protein MQKIVLLGLAGALGSLARYGLAGLVQRATPGSFPLGTFIVNVLGCLAFGFVWGVCENRISLHPDVRVVLLTGFMGAFTTFSTFTFESLGLMETGQWMAFALYAGGQLLLGLAMVWLGLGTGRLV